The following are encoded in a window of Mustela nigripes isolate SB6536 chromosome 3, MUSNIG.SB6536, whole genome shotgun sequence genomic DNA:
- the SFT2D3 gene encoding vesicle transport protein SFT2C, translating to MADLHRQLQEYLAQGKAGGLTAAEPLLAAEKTEEPPAGGGPAGAWLGRAGLRWTWARGPAEPTVATGPACLPSVTRAQRLAASGVCLLLAALCFGLAALYAPVLLLRARKFALLWSLGSALALVGGMLLRGGAACGRLLRGEETPSRPALLYVAALGATLYAALGLRSTMLTALGACLQVGALLTVLFGLLPWGAGTALRIALGRLAPGASLAKALPV from the coding sequence ATGGCGGACCTCCACCGCCAGCTGCAGGAGTACCTGGCGCAGGGTAAAGCCGGCGGGCTGACGGCCGCCGAGCCGCTGCTCGCTGCGGAAAAGACTGAGGAGCCCCCGGCAGGGGGCGGGCCGGCGGGGGCGTGGCTGGGCCGCGCGGGCCTGCGCTGGACGTGGGCGCGGGGCCCAGCGGAGCCAACGGTGGCGACAGGCCCAGCGTGCTTGCCAAGTGTGACGCGCGCACAGCGGCTGGCGGCCAGCGGCGTGTGCCTGCTGCTGGCCGCGCTCTGCTTCGGCCTGGCCGCGCTCTACGCGCCCGTGCTGCTGCTGCGCGCCCGCAAGTTCGCGCTGCTCTGGTCTCTGGGCTCGGCGCTGGCGCTCGTGGGCGGCATGCTGCTGCGGGGCGGCGCGGCGTGCGGGCGCCTGTTGCGCGGCGAGGAGACGCCGTCGCGGCCCGCGCTGCTCTACGTGGCCGCGCTGGGAGCCACGCTGTACGCGGCGCTCGGGCTGCGCAGCACGATGCTCACGGCGCTGGGCGCCTGCCTGCAGGTGGGCGCGCTGCTGACCGTGCTGTTCGGGCTCCTGCCCTGGGGCGCGGGCACCGCGCTGCGAATAGCGCTCGGACGCCTGGCTCCCGGCGCCAGCCTCGCCAAGGCGCTGCCGGTGTGA